A region from the Halobacillus mangrovi genome encodes:
- a CDS encoding aconitate hydratase yields MSYNVTQKLIKDHLVEGEMTPGSEIGLKIDQTLTQDATGTMVMLELEAMGIDRAKTEASAQYVDHNLIQEDSKNPDDHLFLESAAKRFGLYFSRPGNGVSHPVHMQRLAKPGKTLLGSDSHTCANGCMGMLAMGAGGIDVAMAIAGEPFYVKMPKVWGVKVTGELPDWVSAKDVILEMLKRHGVKGGVNHVFEYYGPGLKNLTAMDRHVIANMGAELGATGTVFPSDEETKRFMTLQGREDEWIELKADDGATYDVHDEIDLSEIGPMVAKPSSPGNVVPIEEVEGESIYQSYIGSSANPGYRDFAIASKIVEGRHIAAGVSFDLNPTSRQMLIDLSQNGHIANFLQAGGRLHQAGCNGCIGMGQAPATGRNSLRTTPRNFPGRSGTKEDSVFLCSPETAAISALHGKITDPRKADFSYPDVQELDKPTVDTRLLDDPLPFEEAKEVDLVKGPNVASIPEMDELPNDMELPILLKMGDDISTDEILAGGARVLPYRSNLPEISKFTFEIVDESYYDRAMDIRDQGGHAVVAGTNYGQGSSREHAALAPKYLGLRVAIVKDFARIHWQNLANFGVLPLTFVNEADLDDLEQGDVLVFKGLRDGIKQSNTVEAEVKGKDKKIKLEHALSERQIEIMQMGGLINWVKNRLEG; encoded by the coding sequence GTGAGTTACAATGTCACACAAAAACTGATCAAAGATCACTTGGTAGAAGGGGAAATGACCCCAGGATCTGAGATCGGCTTAAAGATCGACCAAACATTAACCCAGGATGCAACGGGTACAATGGTTATGCTGGAGCTTGAAGCTATGGGGATTGACCGTGCAAAAACAGAAGCTTCTGCCCAGTATGTTGACCACAACCTCATTCAAGAAGACAGTAAAAACCCAGATGATCACTTGTTTTTAGAAAGTGCTGCTAAAAGGTTCGGGTTATATTTCAGTCGTCCAGGGAACGGTGTCAGCCACCCTGTTCACATGCAGCGGCTAGCCAAGCCAGGAAAGACACTTCTAGGTTCTGATAGTCATACATGTGCGAATGGATGTATGGGGATGCTCGCTATGGGGGCTGGAGGTATTGATGTAGCCATGGCCATAGCGGGAGAGCCGTTCTACGTTAAGATGCCTAAGGTCTGGGGTGTCAAAGTCACAGGAGAGCTTCCAGATTGGGTCAGTGCTAAAGACGTTATTCTTGAAATGCTGAAAAGACACGGAGTCAAAGGCGGAGTTAATCATGTCTTTGAGTATTATGGCCCTGGTCTAAAAAATTTAACAGCGATGGACCGTCATGTGATTGCGAATATGGGAGCTGAACTCGGTGCTACTGGTACTGTATTCCCTTCAGACGAGGAAACCAAGAGATTCATGACTCTTCAAGGAAGAGAAGATGAATGGATAGAATTAAAAGCTGATGATGGTGCTACTTATGACGTCCATGATGAAATTGATTTATCTGAAATTGGTCCAATGGTAGCAAAACCCTCAAGTCCTGGAAACGTAGTTCCTATTGAAGAAGTAGAAGGAGAGTCTATCTACCAATCCTACATTGGTTCCTCTGCCAATCCGGGGTACCGTGATTTTGCCATCGCATCTAAAATAGTAGAAGGCAGACATATTGCAGCAGGTGTCTCTTTTGACCTGAACCCTACGTCCCGTCAGATGTTGATCGATCTTTCTCAAAACGGTCATATTGCCAACTTTTTGCAAGCTGGCGGACGTTTGCACCAAGCAGGTTGTAATGGATGTATTGGAATGGGGCAGGCCCCAGCTACAGGTCGAAATAGTTTACGGACCACACCTAGGAACTTTCCTGGCAGATCAGGTACTAAGGAAGACAGCGTATTCTTGTGCAGCCCGGAAACAGCTGCCATCTCGGCTTTACACGGAAAGATAACGGATCCGAGAAAAGCAGACTTTTCTTATCCAGACGTGCAGGAGCTGGACAAGCCTACCGTCGATACTCGTTTATTAGACGATCCGCTTCCGTTTGAGGAAGCCAAAGAAGTCGATCTTGTCAAAGGACCTAACGTTGCTTCCATACCAGAAATGGATGAACTTCCGAATGATATGGAATTACCTATACTCCTTAAAATGGGTGATGACATTTCAACCGATGAAATCCTAGCTGGGGGAGCGCGAGTACTTCCTTACCGAAGCAACCTTCCGGAAATTAGTAAGTTTACGTTTGAGATTGTCGATGAATCTTATTACGATCGGGCAATGGATATTCGAGATCAAGGCGGTCATGCCGTCGTCGCTGGTACCAACTACGGACAAGGATCGAGTCGTGAACACGCAGCACTAGCTCCTAAGTATTTGGGATTGCGTGTCGCTATCGTAAAAGATTTCGCCCGTATTCATTGGCAGAACCTGGCAAACTTTGGGGTACTTCCATTAACATTCGTCAATGAAGCTGACCTCGACGATCTGGAACAAGGGGACGTATTGGTATTTAAAGGACTAAGAGATGGTATTAAGCAATCCAACACTGTAGAAGCTGAAGTGAAAGGGAAGGACAAGAAGATAAAACTTGAACATGCTCTTTCTGAACGTCAAATTGAAATCATGCAAATGGGCGGTTTGATTAACTGGGTGAAAAATCGTTTGGAAGGATAA
- the treC gene encoding alpha,alpha-phosphotrehalase, with protein MIEQPWWKKAVVYQIYPKSFNDTTGNGVGDIQGIIEKLDYLNELGVDVLWLTPMYKSPQNDNGYDISDYYDIHDEYGTMKDFEELLEETHRRGMKLIMDIVINHTSTDHEWFQESRKSKDNPYRDYYIWKDPVNGEEPSNWKSKFGGSAWKYDEKTGQYYLHLFDVTQADLNWENEQVRSELYEMMKFWGEKGVDGFRLDVINLISKNQEFPNDDGSVAPGDGRKFYTDGPRVHEYMQEMNREVFKPYDLMTVGEMSSTTIEHCIKYTAPERNELSMTFNFHHLKVDYPNGEKWTVADFDFRELKQILSKWQEEMNKGNGWNALFWCNHDQPRVLSRFGDDKNYPDKSAKMLATTIHMMQGTPYIYQGEEIGMTNPGFESIEKYKDVESLNMYKEFKEKGVSEDKILEILKQKSRDNSRTPVQWDASENAGFTEGTPWIDVADNYKEINAEKVKNTDHSIFHYYQNLIQLRKNYDIITHGDFKLLTPEDDQLFAYLREWNGERLLVVNNFYGKETRFNLPIDVDGKDKAEILISNYKDSSLDYAKVHLRPYESIVYYIPTH; from the coding sequence ATGATTGAACAACCTTGGTGGAAAAAAGCTGTTGTGTATCAAATCTACCCAAAGAGCTTTAATGACACTACAGGAAATGGGGTAGGTGACATTCAAGGGATTATTGAAAAATTGGATTACTTGAATGAACTCGGGGTCGACGTCTTATGGTTGACCCCAATGTACAAATCCCCTCAAAACGATAATGGTTATGATATCAGTGATTATTATGATATACATGACGAGTATGGCACCATGAAAGATTTTGAAGAGCTGCTTGAAGAAACTCATAGAAGAGGTATGAAGCTAATCATGGATATCGTCATTAACCATACCTCAACGGACCATGAGTGGTTTCAGGAGTCCAGAAAGTCAAAAGACAACCCTTACAGGGATTATTATATTTGGAAGGACCCTGTAAATGGTGAAGAGCCTTCTAACTGGAAGTCGAAGTTCGGAGGAAGTGCCTGGAAATATGATGAAAAGACTGGACAATATTATTTGCATTTGTTCGATGTCACCCAAGCTGATTTGAACTGGGAAAATGAGCAAGTAAGAAGTGAACTTTATGAAATGATGAAATTTTGGGGAGAAAAAGGAGTGGATGGCTTTCGTTTAGATGTCATTAACCTTATCTCCAAAAACCAGGAATTTCCGAATGATGATGGCAGTGTAGCTCCAGGGGACGGGCGTAAATTCTATACTGATGGTCCACGAGTTCACGAATACATGCAGGAGATGAACCGTGAAGTGTTCAAACCATATGATTTGATGACCGTAGGCGAAATGTCCTCTACGACAATCGAACATTGTATTAAATATACCGCACCAGAGCGCAATGAACTTAGTATGACGTTCAACTTCCATCATCTGAAGGTGGATTATCCAAATGGAGAGAAGTGGACAGTTGCTGATTTCGACTTCCGTGAACTGAAGCAAATCCTATCCAAGTGGCAGGAGGAAATGAACAAAGGCAACGGCTGGAATGCCTTGTTCTGGTGCAACCACGATCAGCCGAGAGTCTTATCCCGGTTCGGTGATGATAAGAACTATCCTGACAAATCAGCAAAAATGCTTGCGACAACGATTCATATGATGCAAGGAACACCATATATATACCAGGGTGAAGAAATTGGAATGACTAATCCTGGTTTCGAATCTATTGAAAAATATAAAGATGTTGAATCTTTAAATATGTACAAAGAATTTAAAGAAAAAGGCGTCAGCGAAGATAAGATTTTGGAAATTCTAAAACAGAAATCTCGTGACAACTCTCGTACACCAGTGCAATGGGATGCAAGTGAAAACGCTGGATTTACGGAAGGAACACCATGGATTGATGTCGCTGATAATTATAAAGAGATTAACGCGGAGAAAGTGAAAAATACGGATCACTCTATCTTCCATTATTACCAGAACCTCATCCAGCTTAGAAAAAATTATGATATTATCACTCATGGGGACTTTAAACTTCTAACTCCCGAAGATGACCAGTTGTTTGCGTACCTCCGCGAATGGAATGGGGAGCGCTTGCTAGTAGTTAATAATTTTTATGGAAAAGAAACAAGGTTTAATCTACCTATAGATGTGGATGGTAAGGACAAAGCTGAAATTCTAATTAGTAACTATAAAGATTCTTCTTTAGACTACGCAAAGGTCCATCTTCGCCCTTATGAGTCCATTGTTTATTATATACCCACTCACTGA
- a CDS encoding YqjF family protein — MRPNDWIMKQAWEDLVFMHWPVPPHILRPFIPSQFEIDLYNGLAWIAIVPFHMKDIQLRGFSAIPVRNHMLELNVRTYVTYNNESGVYFISLDANHRLGVFLARSLFGLPYLNASMRMVKHNDHFVFLSRRNHKGYEPAHFHSRIHVKETLLPSNQGSLAKWLTERYALLVVRGSNVYKGPILHQHWELQNADVVIERNDLLNFLPDHLFTQAPVTHYSKFLKTSIFPFEKQP, encoded by the coding sequence GTGAGACCTAACGATTGGATCATGAAGCAGGCTTGGGAGGACTTAGTCTTCATGCATTGGCCTGTGCCCCCACACATATTGAGACCTTTTATTCCAAGCCAGTTTGAAATCGATCTATATAATGGACTGGCTTGGATCGCAATCGTTCCTTTCCATATGAAAGATATCCAATTGCGAGGATTTTCAGCAATACCTGTTCGCAATCATATGCTAGAATTAAATGTACGGACCTATGTGACATATAATAATGAATCAGGAGTGTATTTTATATCGCTGGACGCCAATCATAGATTAGGGGTCTTTTTAGCGCGATCACTATTTGGCCTCCCCTATTTAAACGCCTCTATGCGCATGGTAAAACATAACGACCACTTCGTCTTTTTAAGCAGAAGAAACCATAAAGGATATGAACCAGCCCATTTTCATTCCCGTATCCATGTAAAAGAAACTCTTCTCCCCTCTAACCAAGGCTCTTTAGCTAAGTGGCTGACTGAGCGTTACGCTCTATTGGTCGTACGAGGGTCTAACGTGTACAAAGGCCCGATCTTACATCAACACTGGGAACTGCAAAACGCAGACGTTGTGATAGAAAGAAATGATTTGCTGAATTTCCTTCCTGACCATTTATTTACTCAAGCACCTGTTACCCATTATTCAAAATTCTTAAAAACGAGCATCTTCCCTTTTGAAAAACAACCCTGA
- a CDS encoding ring-cleaving dioxygenase — MKIKGIHHVSAITANAKKNYDFYTNLLGMRLVKKTVNQDDPSMYHLFYADREGSPGTDLTFFEIPRAGHTYPGTHSISTTSLRVKDDQALKYWKERLEKFKVAHDPITERFGRKTLSLRDHEDQRLMLVSDEKNEGVESGLPWEKAPVPQEHGITGLGPIHLTVPDAEKTKNILVDIMGFREAGKYNEFTVFESGQGGSGAEVHLEERADIPREKPGRGSVHHVAFRVENEKELQQWQSIIQEHGFPNSGLVDRYYFKSLYFREPNHILFELATDGPGFATDEDIDHLGESLALPPFLEEKREEIETSLAPLKTQSKE, encoded by the coding sequence ATGAAAATTAAAGGAATTCACCATGTTTCAGCAATTACAGCTAACGCGAAAAAAAACTATGATTTTTATACAAACCTATTAGGTATGCGCTTGGTCAAGAAAACAGTAAACCAGGATGACCCTTCTATGTATCACCTTTTTTATGCTGATCGAGAAGGCAGCCCTGGCACAGACTTGACGTTCTTTGAAATTCCACGCGCCGGTCACACCTATCCAGGTACCCATAGCATTTCTACAACCTCTCTACGTGTGAAAGATGATCAAGCCCTTAAGTATTGGAAAGAACGTCTTGAAAAATTCAAAGTAGCTCACGATCCTATTACGGAGCGGTTCGGAAGAAAAACATTATCCCTTAGAGATCACGAAGATCAACGTCTCATGCTAGTTTCTGATGAAAAAAATGAAGGCGTCGAATCAGGATTACCCTGGGAAAAAGCACCTGTTCCACAAGAACACGGAATCACAGGTCTAGGCCCTATTCACTTAACCGTCCCTGATGCAGAAAAAACAAAAAACATACTTGTAGACATCATGGGCTTTCGTGAAGCTGGAAAATACAATGAATTTACCGTTTTCGAATCAGGCCAAGGAGGTTCAGGAGCAGAAGTCCATTTGGAAGAACGTGCGGATATACCCAGAGAAAAGCCTGGCCGTGGAAGCGTCCACCACGTTGCTTTCCGGGTAGAAAATGAAAAGGAATTGCAACAATGGCAATCCATTATTCAAGAACACGGCTTTCCAAATTCAGGCTTAGTTGATCGCTATTACTTCAAATCCCTCTACTTCCGTGAACCTAACCACATCCTGTTTGAATTGGCTACAGATGGTCCCGGTTTTGCGACTGATGAAGACATAGACCATCTTGGTGAAAGCCTTGCGTTGCCACCTTTTTTAGAGGAAAAACGAGAAGAAATCGAAACATCCTTAGCACCTCTAAAAACACAATCAAAAGAATAA
- the treR gene encoding trehalose operon repressor codes for MKNKYLVIYNELVRMIQNGKFQPGHTLPSEHELTSFFTTSRETIRKALSLLAQNGYIQKVRGKGSVVLDQSKFEFPVSGLTSFKELSDQLGQDFRTHVHELTLGLASEPMAERLNCEGDRKLWKIIRSREIAGERIILDKDYIREDLVPGLDKSIAEKSIYEYIENQLGLEISFAKKEIVVEPVTEEDETRLDLNDHRQVVVIRSYVYLADATLFQFTESRHRPDKFQFVDFARRTKNRQD; via the coding sequence ATGAAAAATAAATATTTAGTGATTTACAATGAACTAGTCAGGATGATTCAAAACGGGAAGTTTCAACCCGGTCACACTTTGCCGTCTGAACATGAGTTGACCAGTTTTTTTACTACTTCCCGTGAAACCATTAGAAAAGCTTTAAGTTTATTGGCCCAAAACGGGTATATTCAAAAAGTGCGGGGCAAAGGTTCCGTTGTTCTTGATCAAAGTAAGTTTGAATTTCCTGTATCTGGCCTAACCAGTTTTAAAGAGCTTTCAGATCAGCTTGGACAAGATTTCCGAACACATGTCCATGAACTTACTTTAGGGCTAGCTAGCGAACCGATGGCAGAGCGGTTGAATTGTGAAGGCGACAGGAAACTTTGGAAAATCATAAGGTCAAGAGAGATTGCAGGAGAAAGAATCATCCTGGATAAGGATTATATTAGAGAAGATTTGGTTCCAGGCCTGGATAAATCGATAGCTGAGAAATCGATCTACGAATATATTGAAAATCAGCTAGGTCTTGAGATAAGTTTTGCTAAAAAAGAAATCGTCGTAGAACCTGTAACTGAGGAAGACGAAACGCGGCTTGATTTAAACGATCACCGGCAAGTGGTAGTGATTCGAAGCTATGTCTACTTGGCCGATGCTACCCTCTTTCAATTTACAGAATCACGACACAGACCTGACAAATTCCAGTTTGTAGACTTTGCCAGAAGAACGAAGAATAGACAAGACTGA
- the sda gene encoding sporulation histidine kinase inhibitor Sda: MIVSKLSYKELILTREKAMELKLDTEFIRLLEKEIVKREIHKPLVKE, from the coding sequence ATGATTGTAAGCAAGTTATCCTATAAAGAACTTATCCTCACCCGCGAAAAAGCCATGGAATTAAAGCTCGACACGGAATTTATTCGATTGCTCGAAAAGGAAATAGTTAAAAGGGAGATACATAAGCCACTTGTGAAAGAATAA
- a CDS encoding MBL fold metallo-hydrolase: MFFKSFFDENLAQMSYMVGCQKTGDAIVIDPARDLTPYFDTAIKEGFSITKAAETHIHADFLSGARELANREDVTLYLSNEGEDDWKYQYLDGLDHKLVHDQDHFYVGNVRFDVMHTPGHTPESISFLLTDEGGGSSVPMGIFTGDFVFVGDVGRPDLLEKAAGAKGTASSGAKQMFQSLERFKELPDYVQVWPGHGAGSACGKSLGAVPVSTVGYEKLNNWALQYDNEDKFSEELLEGQPEPPKYFAMMKKLNKEGPALLNDSETKSIRLSHSGEYRNEQSIVIDTRSSDEFSQGHLEGTVNIPFNKSFANWAGWIAEYDQQIVLIAEENQVNEVKKALQSIGLDNVVGYIPAQEVKKQSGLESYRNIKPKELEAEYRDHDDYIVVDVRNQSEWDEGHMEGVYHIMLGKLKDSLDQIPSDKTPIVHCHSGSRSAIAASILQAYGYKDVLNLEGGFSAWKEIEQPVKS, encoded by the coding sequence ATGTTTTTTAAATCGTTCTTTGATGAAAATCTAGCTCAAATGTCTTATATGGTGGGGTGTCAAAAAACAGGAGATGCAATCGTAATTGATCCAGCCCGCGATCTTACTCCTTATTTTGATACAGCAATAAAAGAAGGATTTTCCATTACAAAAGCAGCGGAGACCCATATTCATGCTGACTTTTTGTCTGGGGCACGTGAACTCGCCAATCGTGAGGATGTTACGTTGTACCTTTCGAATGAAGGAGAAGATGACTGGAAATATCAGTATCTTGATGGATTAGATCATAAATTAGTTCATGATCAAGACCATTTTTATGTCGGAAATGTGCGTTTTGACGTCATGCATACACCAGGTCATACGCCAGAAAGCATCTCATTCCTACTTACAGACGAAGGCGGTGGTTCCAGTGTTCCAATGGGGATATTCACAGGAGATTTTGTTTTCGTTGGAGATGTAGGGAGGCCTGACTTGCTTGAAAAAGCAGCAGGGGCAAAAGGCACAGCTTCAAGTGGAGCAAAACAGATGTTTCAGTCATTAGAAAGGTTTAAAGAATTACCTGATTATGTCCAAGTGTGGCCAGGGCATGGGGCAGGCAGCGCCTGCGGAAAATCCCTGGGTGCCGTTCCTGTATCGACGGTTGGATATGAAAAATTAAACAACTGGGCATTACAATACGACAACGAAGACAAATTCTCGGAAGAATTACTAGAGGGGCAACCGGAACCTCCGAAATATTTTGCCATGATGAAAAAGCTAAATAAAGAAGGTCCAGCGTTATTAAATGATTCTGAAACAAAAAGCATCCGTTTATCTCATAGTGGTGAGTACAGAAATGAGCAATCCATCGTGATTGATACACGAAGCTCTGACGAATTCTCACAAGGACATTTGGAAGGTACGGTTAACATTCCTTTTAATAAGTCATTCGCTAATTGGGCAGGCTGGATTGCGGAATACGATCAACAAATCGTCCTCATTGCAGAAGAGAATCAGGTTAATGAAGTGAAGAAAGCTTTACAATCGATAGGTTTAGATAATGTTGTAGGGTACATTCCTGCACAAGAGGTGAAAAAACAGTCAGGATTAGAATCGTACCGCAATATCAAGCCAAAAGAATTAGAAGCTGAATATCGTGATCATGATGATTATATTGTGGTTGATGTGCGTAACCAATCCGAATGGGATGAAGGTCACATGGAAGGGGTTTATCATATTATGCTTGGAAAGCTGAAAGATAGCTTGGATCAAATCCCTTCAGACAAAACTCCAATTGTTCATTGCCATTCAGGAAGCCGATCAGCCATTGCAGCAAGTATTTTACAAGCTTACGGATATAAAGACGTCCTTAATTTAGAAGGTGGCTTTTCTGCTTGGAAAGAAATTGAACAACCAGTAAAATCATAA
- a CDS encoding DUF429 domain-containing protein, whose product MKIIGIDLSGPSNHKDTVMAILKENKQLLNLEYLQEGASDEEIFNIIRKEIEKSPVYIGIDAPLSYQDGGGDRPHDRSLRAYAKSLGMKSGSIMPPTLTRMVYLTMRGIHLAHMLRTNFGKQVSIVEVHPGVTLASRLPEEKRTIAFNYKKEKSSRVQVIEWLTSQMLSDSATAIHESSTHTIDAVLAGVAAWHTASKQKTPTWYKEAEPPHHPFPFSC is encoded by the coding sequence ATGAAAATTATTGGTATTGATCTTTCTGGTCCATCCAATCACAAGGATACGGTTATGGCTATACTTAAAGAAAACAAACAACTCCTGAATCTTGAGTACCTTCAAGAAGGTGCATCTGATGAGGAAATTTTCAATATCATTAGAAAGGAGATAGAGAAAAGTCCTGTTTATATAGGCATTGATGCTCCCCTTTCCTACCAGGATGGCGGCGGTGATCGTCCACACGATCGTTCGCTCCGTGCTTACGCAAAATCACTTGGAATGAAATCTGGTTCAATTATGCCACCTACGCTAACCCGTATGGTTTATTTAACGATGCGCGGTATCCATCTTGCCCATATGCTGCGTACTAATTTTGGAAAACAAGTAAGTATCGTAGAGGTGCATCCGGGTGTCACCCTCGCCTCAAGGTTGCCTGAGGAGAAAAGAACCATAGCCTTTAATTATAAAAAAGAGAAGTCGAGCCGAGTACAGGTCATCGAATGGCTTACTTCGCAGATGCTAAGCGATTCAGCGACAGCCATACACGAATCGTCCACCCACACGATCGATGCGGTGTTAGCAGGAGTAGCAGCATGGCATACGGCTAGCAAACAAAAAACACCAACTTGGTACAAGGAGGCCGAACCTCCACATCATCCTTTTCCATTTAGTTGTTAA
- a CDS encoding helix-turn-helix domain-containing protein — protein MRRWLTQLRKEQQLTQQQIADGAHIDRAYYAQIENGTRNPSMAVASQIASFLHVNPSLFFTQHLSEPFVIALANSPIIVAHCDLELRYTWMFNPHPDFDINTVIGKRDDELDENEGTRALMNLKKKVIESGKSLREMIAFPLSEGLVYYDVFGQPMYNQQGDIIGAATASTMQS, from the coding sequence ATGAGAAGATGGCTAACTCAACTACGCAAAGAACAACAACTAACCCAGCAGCAAATCGCAGACGGGGCTCATATTGACCGAGCCTATTACGCCCAAATAGAAAATGGAACACGCAATCCCAGCATGGCCGTCGCATCTCAAATTGCTTCTTTTCTGCATGTCAACCCTTCATTATTCTTTACGCAGCATCTAAGTGAACCTTTTGTGATCGCATTGGCTAACTCACCTATAATCGTAGCTCATTGTGACCTTGAGCTCCGTTACACTTGGATGTTCAACCCCCACCCTGATTTTGACATTAATACGGTGATAGGAAAACGGGATGATGAACTAGATGAGAACGAAGGTACCAGAGCATTAATGAATTTAAAGAAAAAAGTCATCGAAAGCGGAAAATCCCTGCGTGAAATGATCGCCTTCCCTTTGTCTGAAGGTTTAGTGTATTATGATGTATTCGGTCAGCCCATGTACAACCAACAAGGGGATATTATAGGAGCAGCTACCGCTTCGACCATGCAATCATAG
- a CDS encoding helix-turn-helix transcriptional regulator produces the protein MEYGKVLRFHRVKQGLTQNQLADGIISPAYLSKIENDQTVPAFEVLEMLYERLGLDFHDSSYNHPSKEKLKEWYESFVFKHKEKAQRLMEELLSQEDTLNNHHLYIIFELFRVRHLLLELDVEKAYETWENIRQHKDSFDEEMKFYYHLITGLLKYYQGDFEDSFQELMVAKNYSSSIALELKDWEFGDLYYILALSTSQANHISASVFYVDQALEIYQARYDLDKSADCHILQGINYSKLKNYAKSLENFHSARKIAMQTSNRNQLNLVYINIGTLESRIGNHHSAINNYKNSLEYNDSDTTYKQSYLHTTIHSLILEHYRIGDYEGCSKWIEEGEKELEKYASKPHQLHYDFYKRMINDDPTLIDHLETVMIPYFQEKKEHIYIIRYSMVLANLLEKKRMYKKSSTYLRLAIQLLNKHSHLGGILL, from the coding sequence ATGGAATATGGTAAAGTACTTCGATTTCATCGAGTCAAACAAGGTTTAACCCAAAACCAATTGGCTGATGGAATAATCTCGCCAGCGTATCTCTCTAAGATTGAGAATGATCAAACCGTTCCAGCGTTCGAGGTATTAGAAATGCTTTACGAACGTCTAGGGCTTGATTTTCACGATTCTTCCTACAATCATCCTTCTAAGGAAAAATTAAAGGAATGGTATGAATCTTTTGTGTTCAAGCACAAGGAAAAGGCACAGAGGTTAATGGAAGAACTGCTTAGTCAAGAGGACACGTTGAATAACCATCATTTATATATAATCTTTGAATTGTTTCGTGTTCGTCACCTTCTTTTAGAGCTGGATGTAGAGAAGGCTTATGAAACATGGGAAAATATCCGTCAACACAAAGATTCATTTGATGAAGAAATGAAGTTTTACTACCACTTAATTACTGGTTTATTGAAGTATTACCAAGGTGACTTTGAGGATTCTTTCCAAGAGTTAATGGTTGCGAAAAATTATAGTTCTTCTATTGCGCTAGAACTGAAAGACTGGGAATTTGGTGATTTGTACTACATATTGGCTCTTAGTACTAGCCAAGCAAACCACATCTCAGCTTCAGTGTTCTATGTTGATCAAGCACTAGAAATCTATCAGGCAAGATATGATTTAGATAAAAGTGCTGACTGTCATATTTTACAAGGAATTAATTATAGCAAACTTAAAAACTATGCGAAGTCTTTAGAGAATTTCCATTCGGCTAGAAAAATAGCTATGCAAACTTCTAACCGAAATCAGCTAAATTTAGTTTATATTAATATTGGAACTTTAGAGTCCAGGATAGGAAATCATCATTCAGCTATTAATAATTATAAGAATAGCTTAGAATACAATGATTCTGATACTACTTACAAGCAATCCTATCTTCATACAACAATCCACAGCCTAATCCTTGAACATTACCGGATTGGCGACTATGAAGGCTGTTCTAAATGGATTGAAGAGGGAGAAAAAGAGCTTGAGAAATATGCTTCTAAGCCCCATCAGTTACATTATGATTTTTATAAGCGAATGATAAATGATGATCCCACTTTAATCGATCACTTAGAAACTGTCATGATTCCTTATTTTCAGGAGAAAAAGGAACATATTTACATCATCCGATACTCAATGGTTCTTGCAAATCTATTAGAGAAGAAGCGGATGTACAAAAAATCTTCAACATACTTAAGGTTAGCAATTCAATTGTTAAATAAACATTCTCATTTAGGAGGGATACTCTTATGA
- a CDS encoding DUF6933 domain-containing protein yields MVGATKKLQNEISKPIADVEDYQDVPEIYQWHANIITINRRKCLVLMNNQTGLNLTLFGLRKQQFKNLDDVIKGSLNQLFQVLEVEQSVRDQMLEAADEIVYTKTKSRRLLGMMNDLKLMIESHTKGREYEDIDAVHVNKENNNNPYSALEHHFPHKEFVKYFEDEK; encoded by the coding sequence GTGGTTGGAGCGACAAAAAAATTGCAAAATGAAATCAGTAAACCGATTGCTGATGTAGAAGATTATCAGGATGTGCCTGAAATTTACCAATGGCATGCAAATATCATTACAATTAACAGGCGGAAGTGTTTAGTGCTAATGAACAATCAAACAGGTCTTAACTTAACCTTATTCGGCCTTAGAAAGCAGCAGTTCAAGAACCTTGATGATGTTATAAAAGGGTCGTTAAATCAATTGTTTCAGGTGTTAGAAGTTGAGCAGAGTGTTCGTGACCAAATGCTTGAAGCAGCTGATGAAATTGTCTATACGAAAACGAAGAGCAGAAGGTTACTTGGGATGATGAACGATTTGAAGTTGATGATCGAGAGTCATACAAAGGGACGCGAATATGAGGACATCGATGCTGTACACGTGAACAAGGAAAACAATAACAATCCTTATTCTGCCTTAGAACATCATTTCCCACATAAAGAGTTTGTAAAATATTTCGAAGATGAAAAGTAG